In the genome of Synergistaceae bacterium DZ-S4, the window GCTATCTCACTTTCCCTAACCTGTTCAGGTCTTGGCATAGTGATTTTTTTCGTGACCGCTGTTGTGGGGCAAAGCATATTTGATCCCCAATATGTCATTCCCCTCAGCGGCATGATAATCGGCAATGCCATGACCGGGGTTAATCTTGCCACAAAGACGTTCTGCGAATCGCTCAGTGAGAAGCGTCAGCAGATGGAAAGCCTGCTGAACCTCGGTGTCACACCGCAGAAGATCCTGCTCCCGATGGTAAACCAGGCGCTTGAGACCGCCCTCCTCCCCACCCTAAATTCGATGCTGGGGATGGGGATAGTCTCGCTTCCCGGCATGATGACCGGCCAGATACTCTCGGGCACGCTGCCTACGACGGCTATCCTTTATCAGATCTCGATCATGATAGCCATCTGTGCCGTAGTCTGCCTGTCAGTCTTCGG includes:
- a CDS encoding ABC transporter permease → MREIASISIIQFSIVYILLLVVLAVMKKAKINQTKLLFVASVRLTLQLTLAGFILTYIFENPHPIFILMYLTSMILFAIHRVLSKNKCVNRGFKIAISLSLTCSGLGIVIFFVTAVVGQSIFDPQYVIPLSGMIIGNAMTGVNLATKTFCESLSEKRQQMESLLNLGVTPQKILLPMVNQALETALLPTLNSMLGMGIVSLPGMMTGQILSGTLPTTAILYQISIMIAICAVVCLSVFGSLYFGYKTLYNSRNQFLYL